Within Micromonospora narathiwatensis, the genomic segment GCCCGATCCGCCGGTCCCGGTCGATGGACTCGTGCGGCATCCAGTAGGCGTACACCCAGCCGTTCTCGGCGAACTTCGGGTCGAGGGTGATGCCGACCAGGCCCTCCTCGTTCTTGACCAGCTCGCTTCCGCTGCCCCGGTTGCCCATCACGGCGAGCGTGGTGAGCAGCTTGACCTGCTTGGTCTTCGGGTCCCAGCGGTGGATGGTGCCGCAGCCGAGGCCGACCTTCGGGTCGTCCCAGCTCACGATCGGGCCGCTCGGGCAGGCCGCCTTGCCGATGTAGAAGACCCCGCCGTCGGGGGCGACGGTGAGGCCGTGCGGCTCACCGATCTGGTCGAGCTGACCCGACTGGTTCGTGGTGGTGAGCCGGTCGATCCGGTAGTTCGACGCGATGGTGGCCTGGCAGTCGCCGCGGACCATCCCGGCCGTCCACCTGATCGCCCCGGCCAGATGGCTTTGGAACTGCTTGTCGCTGGTCCAGCTGGCCTCGGTCCGGCCCATGCCGGTGTAGAAGGAGCGACCACCGTCGTAGTCCTGGCACCAGGAGATCGGGTGGAACGCGCCGTTGCCGCTCAGGCCCGGGTTGTACGTGTGCTCCTCGACCTGCGCGACGGTGTGGACCTTGCCGATCGGGCTGGGGTCCCAGTTGATCCACTGGTCGGAGCGGGTCCAGGTCAGCGGCAGGCCCTTGTTGGCCGGGTGCTGCCGGTCGGTGACGTCGACCGTGGCCTTCTGCACCGTGCTGTCCGGCGCCGGGCCGGCGTCCGGCCCGATCAGCCACAGTTCGGCGAGCTGGATCAGCGGCTCGCCGCTGTTGGCGGTGACGTTCAGCCGGTAGTGCTGGTAGGCCGTGGTGTTGGTGAAGCCGTACTGCTTGGTCTGGAACCGCTGCGGGAAGGTCTCGTTGCTGCGGGTGTCCAGGTCGGTCCAGGTGGTGCCGTCCGAGGAGCCCTGGAGGGTCCAGTTCTTCGGGTCCCGGCCGGGGAAGTCGTTGGCCGAGGTGAGCGCGTACCGGCTCACCGCGACCGGCTGCGCCAGCTTGACCGCGAGCCACCCGGTCGGCGAGAAGGTGAGCCACTTGGTGCCCGTCGACCCGTCGATCGCCTTCGCCGCGGTCTCGTTCGGCGGGTTCTCCCCGCTGGCCGTGGCCGAGACGGGCTTCTCGGCGTTCGGCAGGCTGGTCGCCGGGCGGGTGCCGATCAGGCCGGTGAACCAGGACGACTCCGGCTGGGCGCGCGCCGCGTCGTGGACGCCGACGAAACCGCCACCGCCCTTCACGTACGCCTGGAAGGCCGCCTCCTGGGCGTCGTCCAGGGTGACGCCGTTGGCGGAGAGGAACACCACCGCGCGGTAGCGGGCCAGGTTGCCGACGGTGAACACGGCCGGGTCGGCCGAGTCGTCGACGGTGAAGCCCTGCTGCTCGCCCAGGTCACGGATGCTGGCGGTGGCCTTGGCGACCGGGTCGTCCTGCTGGTCCACCGGCCCGTGGAAGACCAGCACCCGGACCGCGGCGGCGGCCTCGGCGGCGACCGCCGGGGTTACGGCCTGGGCGGGCAGGGCCAGCATGCCGAGCGCCAGGGCGGCGCTGGAGGCCAGGGCGCCGACGCGGCGGGGTCGGCCGGCCCGGCGCGGCACGGTCAGGGTGGGCGGTGGGGGTGTGGTGGATCCCGTCGAGTCGGCGCGGAGGCGTCCGACCCATCGGGAGAACCGGAAATGGCGTCTGTCGGCCATCTCGACTCCTCCTGGGTTGAGGGACAGGTTCTTTCCGGGCATTCCTTCGCCGGTGAGAGTGAGGCGCTCACCGGAGTCGGGCGTACGCTGCCGCCGGCGCCACCCGGGTCGGGTGGCCGGTGCGGCGGTGTGGGTGGTGGGTCCGGTGGCCGCCGGTCCGGGACGGGCCGGCAGCCACCGACCGCTGGGGACGCTGACCGAGGTCAGTTGTGCTGGTGCTGCCCGGCGGTGGCGGCGGCCGGGTCGACGCCGTCGGCGGCGGGTGCCGCGGCGCCGGCGGCCGGGTGCTGGTGGCCCATGCCGGGCGGCATGTTCCCGTTCTCGTCGAGGACGTGCAGCATCGTCGACATGCCGGCGTCGGAGTGGAACTGCATGTGGCAGTGCAGCATCCAGTGCCCTGGTCCGACCGCGTCGCCGGCCACCACCTGTACGCCGAAGGAGTCACCGGGGCCGAGCGTCTTGTTGTCGATGATCGGTACGGTGTCGGCGAACGGCTGCCCGTTGGGCACGGTCCCGGTGCGGGTGTCCGCCCACGAGTGGCCGTGCAGGTGGAAGGTGTGCATGTCGTTGCCGATGCCGACCACGACGAACTCGACCCGCTCCCCCTTGCGGGCGACCAGGCAGGTCGGGCCCGGCTGCGGGTTCACCTCGGTGCAGGTGTCGGTGGCCTCGCCGCGGCGCAGGTTGATGCTCTGCCGGTCACCGAAGACCACGGTGTAGGTGCGGTCCGGCTTCGGGTCGCCCGGTCGGCGGACGACCAGGCCGCCGAAGAGGCCGGCGGAGAGTCCCTGGGTGCCGTGCGGTCCGCCCACCACATGGTCGTGGTACCACCAGTAGCCGGCCGTGCCCTGCGCCCCGGTCTTGTTGTTTCGGGGCTGGGCGTACCAGGTGTAGGTCCGCGACTCGCCCGGCGGGACGTACGAACCGCTCTGCACGGTGCCGTCGGAGAGCTGGGTGTACTTCACCCCGTGCACGTGCAGCGAGACGCCCAGCGGGTGGGCCGGGTCGGTCCGCAGCGCGGCCAGGGTCTCGGCGGACACCCGGTTGTGCAGGGTGATGGCGAGGCACTCCCCCTCGGTCATCTCCATCAGCGGGCCCGGGTAGGAGGCCGTCTGCGGGGTGAGGCCGTAGCCGAGCCGGATCTGGGTGCCGTCCCTCGGCAGCTCCACCGCGTACAGCTGGATGCTGCGGTCGGGCTTGCCGCAGCCGTCGGGCTTCTCGGCGAACATCCCGGTGCCGGCGGCGGCCAACCCGCCGGCGCCGACCAGGGTGAGCAGCACGACCGCCGCCACGACCAGCATCCGCCGGGCGCCGGAACGCGGGCGTTCGGGCCGGGGCGCGGCGGCGGACGGGGGCGCTGGGGCGGGGGCCGGCCGGGGTTCTGGTGCCCCGTCCTCCACCAACCGCCAGGCGCTCATCGGTCACCCCGCAGCTCGACCAGGCGCTGGTAGCTGCGCTCGGCGGCACCCAGCGAGCCGGGCGGGTTCGGCTGCGCGCCCGGCGCCGAGTCCTGCTCCCACAGGAACTCGAAGCGACCCCGGCCCTTCAGCTCGCCGAAGAACTCGGTGAACGGGATGATCCCGGCCCCGAACTCCACGTCCAGGTAGGAGTTGCCCTGCTGCGGGTCGGGCAGCGGCACGCCGTCCTTGACGTGGAACAGCGGATAGCGGTGCGGGTGGGCGTTGACGTAGTCGACCGGGCGGAAGCCCGGATACTTGCGCGCCCCGCCGTACGCCCACAGGATGTCCATCTCCAGG encodes:
- a CDS encoding ThuA domain-containing protein, whose amino-acid sequence is MADRRHFRFSRWVGRLRADSTGSTTPPPPTLTVPRRAGRPRRVGALASSAALALGMLALPAQAVTPAVAAEAAAAVRVLVFHGPVDQQDDPVAKATASIRDLGEQQGFTVDDSADPAVFTVGNLARYRAVVFLSANGVTLDDAQEAAFQAYVKGGGGFVGVHDAARAQPESSWFTGLIGTRPATSLPNAEKPVSATASGENPPNETAAKAIDGSTGTKWLTFSPTGWLAVKLAQPVAVSRYALTSANDFPGRDPKNWTLQGSSDGTTWTDLDTRSNETFPQRFQTKQYGFTNTTAYQHYRLNVTANSGEPLIQLAELWLIGPDAGPAPDSTVQKATVDVTDRQHPANKGLPLTWTRSDQWINWDPSPIGKVHTVAQVEEHTYNPGLSGNGAFHPISWCQDYDGGRSFYTGMGRTEASWTSDKQFQSHLAGAIRWTAGMVRGDCQATIASNYRIDRLTTTNQSGQLDQIGEPHGLTVAPDGGVFYIGKAACPSGPIVSWDDPKVGLGCGTIHRWDPKTKQVKLLTTLAVMGNRGSGSELVKNEEGLVGITLDPKFAENGWVYAYWMPHESIDRDRRIGQRTVSRFSYDPVKQAIDQGTRKDLLHWDTQIHSCCHAGGGMTFDESGNLYIGSGDSNSSGGSDGYSGNNWTQEWKGTSFQDARRTSGNTNDLNGKILRIHPEPDGTYTVPNGNLFTGREEGGGKTRPEIYVMGVRNIARIAWDPVNHWLTAAWVGPDAGGPSPELGPAKYETATIITSAGNQGWPYCMGNRQPYRDRSTTDANVLTGWYDCDNLKNTSPRNTGLVNIPPARDNMIWYSPQGGGPVYPKRTDGSGLPTYRVGEETFTQPYLKGGGQAIMDGPTYHRSKVDTGSGVAWPA
- a CDS encoding multicopper oxidase domain-containing protein, with protein sequence MSAWRLVEDGAPEPRPAPAPAPPSAAAPRPERPRSGARRMLVVAAVVLLTLVGAGGLAAAGTGMFAEKPDGCGKPDRSIQLYAVELPRDGTQIRLGYGLTPQTASYPGPLMEMTEGECLAITLHNRVSAETLAALRTDPAHPLGVSLHVHGVKYTQLSDGTVQSGSYVPPGESRTYTWYAQPRNNKTGAQGTAGYWWYHDHVVGGPHGTQGLSAGLFGGLVVRRPGDPKPDRTYTVVFGDRQSINLRRGEATDTCTEVNPQPGPTCLVARKGERVEFVVVGIGNDMHTFHLHGHSWADTRTGTVPNGQPFADTVPIIDNKTLGPGDSFGVQVVAGDAVGPGHWMLHCHMQFHSDAGMSTMLHVLDENGNMPPGMGHQHPAAGAAAPAADGVDPAAATAGQHQHN